Part of the Tolypothrix sp. PCC 7910 genome, CAATATCCAACACCGAAGCTAGCGGCTGTTCAAAATATACACGTTCGTATTGTTCTAATTCTTCCCAAGAAATTGCTTCCGCTACTATTTGATTACTGTCGCGCATCCGCCGCAAATGTTCTTTAGGTAATTCGTGAACTTGGGGTAAAACTTGGTGAACTTCTCGCACATTAGGAGTGACAAATATACTCCATAATCTCAATTCGTTATAAGCATAACCGCTGGTATCCAAACTATCTAATTTTAAATTGATATAGCGTTCGCGAATTGCTTCTTGATATTGCTGCAAGTCAAAGTTAGGAATAATTCCCGCAGCTTCTTGGCTATTAATTTGAATTGCTTGTAAGTTACGTGAATTGAGGATATCGCGTAATTCTGGCGACTCTGTAAGAATTTGTTGACATTTTATAACATAACTATCTGTTACCGCTTGCCAATTAAAATCAACTGGTAACTCTGGTAAATTGAGACTTTGCCAAATAGTTTCTAAACTTTGATAATCTAAGCGCTTACAATCGCCATCAAAAGCTTTACCTAGTATCTCTTTAACAGGCTTATGGCAAATAAATCGCTTGAGAGGCTGATTAAATTTATTGATATCATCATCAGCAAGCTGGCAAGACTTTAACTCATTTTCTACGAGTTGTAGAAATTCATTGACTGCTTCAGCGACAGCTTTCTGAATTGGTTCTTCTTTAAATATCTTAGTTGTATTCTGCAAACTACTTTTAAAAAAGTCCTTTGCATAATCCTTTGCTAAATCCTTAGCAAAATCTTCATTGAGAATAGATTTCACGAGAAATCCTACGGCATTATTTGCTACCCAGCTAACTAACCATTCCATCATAAAACTCGCGCCTGTTAAAGCTACTGACTACGAGTATAGACACTAGCATTAATAAATTTCTCAGCTTTAGGGGATATTAACTAAATATCACAATCTGAAAAATGTGATGCTTGGAAATACTCTTGTTTACATTTACCCAGATGGTTTATTGAAAAGGGAAGTTCCTATTATTTAAAATATAAGTATGCTGATAATTATGGTTGCAAAATAAACCAAGATTTTTAATGGTTAAATGATTTTAATTTTGATGCTTAATCACAGATAATCTCTGCTTTAAGCTAATTTGATCTTATTTGCTGTATTGGTTATTTATTCTGAGTTACTTGTGTAATGGTTTGATTTTTATTTGGGTATATTCAGTGTAAAAAAATATTTATTATCCTAGACATAGGCACAAATACACCCTAAATAATTTAAGTTGACAAATATTACGTGAAAATATAATTTATAAACAAAAGTTGCAATTGCTGGCATTAAAAATTGCAGACTCGTAGGGTGTGTTGTCGCGTAGCGCAACGCACCGACGCAGCATCAAGCATTCAAGCTGCGATACTGAGAATATTCAATTAATCATGCGATCGCATCATAAATTTGATTGTATTTCTCTACAATGCAAAATCCAGGCAAGTTAAAATTGTATCTACTGATTATTCCTCAGCCCAAATGAGCATAGCAGAATTATTCCTGACCTTGCGAAATCTGTCTCGTGCAGAAAAATTACAGGTGATGCAGTTTTTAGTTCAAGAACTAGCAGATGAAGAAGTATGATCACTGCAACCGGGAATAACTTATCATGTTTGGTCTCCTTTTAATTCCCATGATGCTGCTGTGAAGCTAGCTGCACTATTAGAAAAAGACAGAACTTTGCTTTTACCATTCCCAAATGGCATTTGAACTGCGTTCAAAATCATAAGCTGAGAATATTCAATTAGTAATGCGATCGCACTATCCCATCATCGCATCATCGCACGATCGCAAACTTGAGCTATTGCATCTGCTTGTTATATTAATGCATCGAATAGCAATTGAGTTGCATCGGCTGACATTGCGATGTCTACGCATCCAGAAACAATGCATCCCATCGCCTAACAATACGATTGTAGGGGCAAGGCATGCCTTGCCCCTACCCGCATACATAATTTACGCGAAATACGCTGTATATGGCATCAAAACGCGAAAACTGCATAAGTCCTCGCTTCTCAGAAATAAATATAAGAGAACCGAGGAAAAACCCCCATGAACAGACAAATTATCAAAATATTGTTGCAAAAACTGAAACCAGCCTCATCCAAGTTTCATGCAAGCTTTAAACTAAATCCCATCTAGCTCAGTAGATACTGAAAATAACTTAATAATCTCCATTATCCCCAATCCAGCGACAGATTGATACCCAAACGCCTGGATAACTTCTCATACCTCTTAATTACGAATTACGAACTATGTTGAAGCTTTACACTTTAACCTGCTTGCTGAGTGTTGTTTTATTATCCGAATCAGTGGGAGCAAAAGCCACATTTAAACAGACGCAAATTGCCCAGCAGCCAACCACAACACAGCAAGATGCAACCCGCGCCGCAGCAATGAAAGCAGCTGAAGAAGGGATGGCGCTTTACGAACAAGGTTCAGCAGAATTACTGCGACAAGCGATAGAAAAATGGCAACAAGCGCTGGTGTTGTGGCAGAAAGTAGGGGATAAAGAATTGCAAGCTGTTACTCTGCTTGCTCTTGGAAGAGTTTACTCTGATTTAGGGGAACAGCAGAAGGCTTTGGAATATTACAACAATGCACTCCCACTGTGGCGGGCAGTGGGCGATCGCTCTGGGGAAGCTACTACCCTCAATAATATCGGCTTAGTTTACTCTGATTTAGGGGAAAAGCAGAAGGCTTTGGAATATTACAACAATGCGCTCCCACTATATCGGGCGGTGGGCGATCGCTCTGGGGAAGCTAGAACCCTGAATAATATCGGCACAGTTTACGATGCTTTAGGGGAAAAGCAGCAGGCTTTGGCATATTACAACAAAGCACTCCCACTATATCGGGCGGTGGGCGATCGCTCTGGGGAAGCTACTACCCTGAATAATATCGGCTTAGTTTACTCTGCATTAGGGGAAAAGCAGCAGGCATTGGCATATTACAACAAAGCACTCCCACTAATTCAGGCGGTGGGCGATCGCTCTGGGGAAGCTACTACCCTGAATAATATCGGCTTAGTTTACTCTGCATTAGGGGAAAAGCAGCAGGCATTGGCATATTACAACAAAGCACTCCCACTAATTCAGGCGGTGGGCGATCGCTCTGGGGAAGCTAGAACCCTGAATAATATCGGCGCAGTTTACGGCGATTTAAGGGAAAAGCAGAAAGCTTTGGAATATTACAACAATGCACTCCCACTGTGGCGGGCGGTGGGCGATCGCTCTGGGGAAGCTACTACCCTGAATAATATCGGCTTAGTTTACTCTGCATTAGGGGAAAAGCAGCAGGCATTGGCATATTACAACAAAGCACTCCCACTAATTCAGGCGGTGGGCGATCGCTCTGGGGAAGCTACTACCCTGAATAATATCGGCGCAGTTTACGATGCTTTAGGGGAAAAGCAGCAGGCATTGGCATATTACAACAAAGCACTCCCACTATATCAGGCAGTGGGAGATCGCTCTGGGGAAGCTACTACCCTGAATAATATCGGCGCAGTTTACGATGCTTTAGGGGAAAAGCAGCAGGCATTGGCATATTACAACAAAGCACTCCCACTAAGACAGGCGGTGGGCGATCGCTCTGGGGAAGCTACTACCCTGAATAATATCGGCGCAGTTTACGATGCTTTAGGGGAAAAGCAGCAGGCATTGGCATATTACAACAAAGCACTCCCACTAATTCAGGCGGTGGGCGATCGCTCTGGGGAAGCTACTACTCTGAATAATATCGGCTTAGTTTACTCCGATTTAGGGGAAAAGCAGAAGGCTTTGGAATTTTACAACAATGCACTCCCACTAATTCAGGCAGTGGGCGACAAAGGTAATGAAGCTAGTCTCCTTAGTAACATCGCCTATCTAGAACGAAGTCGCGGAAATCTCCAAGCAGCCCGCACCAATGTAGAAGCAGCTATCAAAATTATCGAACAATTACGCACCAAAATTGACAGCAAAGAACTCCGCACTTCTTACTTCGCCACCAAGCAAGATGTTTACAAATTCTACATCGACTTGCTGATGGAACTCCACAAAAAATCCCCATCCCAAGGATACGCTGCATTAGCCCTACACTACAGCGAACGCTCCCGCGCCCGCAGCCTCATCGAATTATTAAACGAAGCCAACGCCAAAATTATTAAAGGCGCAAACCCCGAACTAGTAGCACAAGAACGGAATTTACGTCAGCAAATTGATGCCAAAGATACACTGCGGCGTAATTTAGAAACTTCAGACAATAAAAACGACTTAGTTACTAAAGCCGCTATTCAAGGACTGAGTCAACAAATTAACAATCTCCTGAGTCAATACCAAGAAATACAAGCCAAAATCCGTGCTAGTAACCCAGAATATGCAAAATTGACTAATCCAGATCCCGAAAAGGATATTCTCAAATTACCCCAAATCCAACAACAGCTAGATCAAGACACGCTGCTATTGCAATATTCCTTGGGAGAAGAACACAGTTATTTATGGGCTGTCACTCCCACATCAATGCAAGTTTACACACTCCCCCCACGCCAAGAAATAGAAAAACTTACCCAACGATTAAGCCAAGATTTAAAATCACCAATAGCTAACGACGCTACTATTGCCAGTTCCAAAAAACTTAGTCAAATTATCCTTACACCCGTTGCCGATAAATTACCAGGAAAGCGTTTAGTAATTGTCGCTGATGGTGCATTGCAAACTCTTCCTTTTGCAGCGTTACCTGATTTAAGCGCCACTAAATATCAACCACTGATGGTAAACCATGAAATCGTCAATTTACCCTCAGCTTCTACCATTGCCTTTCAACGCCAACAACTTGCTAACCGCAAACCCGCACCCAAAGCTTTAGCCATCCTTGCAGATCCAGTATATAGTGCTACCGATGAACGAGTCACAGGTAAACCCGAAAAGACTCAAATCGGTTCAAATTTAGAACTCGAACGTTCTGCCCTAGAACGTGCCGCCAGAAGCCTCAAACGCAATGGTTGGGATAGGTTAAAAAATACCGCAACCGAAGCCAAAGAAATTTTGAAATTAATACCAGCATCCAGCAGCTTAGAGGCTTTGAATTTTGATGCAAACTACAACAAAGCAACCAGTAGCGCTTTAAATCAATTCCGCATTTTGCATTTTGCTACTCACGGCTTTGTCAACCAAGAACAGCCACAGTTATCCGGAATTGTACTGTCATTAGTTGATAAAAAAGGCAACCCCATCAGCGGCTACTTACGCTTAGCAGATTTATTTAACCAAGATTATCCAGCCGAGTTAATTGTCTTAAGCGCTTGCGAAACCGGATTGGGTAAAAACATCAACGGTGAGGGATTAGTTGGCTTAACACGCGGCTTAATGTATGCAGGTGCAGCGCGGGTTGCAGTCTCCCTATGGCAAGTTAGCGATGAAGGTACATCTATATTAATGCAGGAATTTTACAAACAGATGTTGCAGCAAAATAAAACCCCTGCTGCTGCTATGCGTGCAGCGCAAATAAAGTTATGGCAAGACGGGCGTAGCCCTTATGAATGGGCGGGGTTTACAGTGCAGGGGGAATGGAGGTAGGGATTAGGGACTGGGGATTGGGGACTGGGGACTGGGGATTGGGGACTGGGGAGGATTGGCGACAAAGCATAATTGAATTTTTTTGCTGGAAGGCGATCGCACCTCTAATAATGTCATTGTATTGAGCGACAATGCGATCGCATCGCCTTACATTGTTAATGTATCGCCTTACATTGTTAATGCATCGCTTTACATTGTTAATGCATCGCCTTACATTGTTAATGTATCGCCTTACATTGTTAATGTATCGCCTTACATTGTTAATGTATCGCCTTACATTGTTAATGTATCGCCTTACATTGTTAATGCATCGCCTTACATTGTTAATGCATCGCCTTGCAACTAAGTTGCATCAGTCTACAATTAAATTGCATTTGGCCTTTGTTATTCCCCTTGTCCCCTTGTCCCCAATCCCCAGTCCCCAATCCCCAGTCCCCAATCCCCAGTCCCCAATCCCCAATCCCCAATCCCCAGCGCTTCCTGCTAAAATATTTCACCGAGCCGGAAGGAAAACAAATGACAGAGGGAAAGATATTGTTGCAACCTGGCACTTTATGGCAAAGTGTCATAGAACGTACTGAATCTGCCTTGAAATGTGGGGCGTTGCTGTCGATACCAACGGATTTTGAATATGTTGAGCAGGATGGTGTGCGCTTCTTGGTGAGAATTTTGGCAAATCTTGTGCGTAAAGATGCAGCCAAGAAAAAGCAGATTCAACAAACCGCCGCATCTGGTAAGGATTTTAATCCTTTTCTGCCATACGAAGAAGATTTATTTGTTGCAGATATTTCTGAGACTCATGTTTGTCTCTTAAATAAATTCAACGTTGTTGACCATCATATATTAATTATTACTCGCGCTTTTGAAGAACAAGAAAGCATACTGACTTTAGAAGATTTTGCGGCGATGTGGGCTTGTTTAGCGGAATATGATGGTTTGGCATTTTATAACGGTGGTCAAGTTGCAGGGGCTAGTCAACGACACAAGCATCTGCAAATAGTACCTTTACCGCTAACAACTTCAGGCGATGCAATACCCATTCAGCCGTTGTTAGCAAAAGCAGAATTTCAGGATGTAATTGCAACTATACCCGGTTTACCTTTTAAACACGCTATTGCAGCTTTAAATCCCCAGTGGGCAGAGTCGCCATTACAAGCTGCAAAAACTACAATGGAACTATATAATGCTTTACTCGATGCTGTAGGGATAACTGCGGTTAACGATAATAGACAATCTGGTGCATACAACCTTTTAGCTACACGAGAATGGATGTTAATCGTACCGCGATCGCAAGAAGAATACGAGTTAATTTCTGTTAACTCATTAGGGTTTGCAGGTGCGCTATTAGTGCGAAATCAGCAACAAATGCAACTCCTCAAAAACCAAGGGCCAATGAATATTCTTAAGAATGTAGGTTTTAATTAGGGTCATTTGGTGTTTGGTAATTGGTAATGGGTAATTGGTAATTGGGATTTTCCCCTTGCTTCCTCATCCCCAATCCCCAGTCCCCAATCCCCAATCCCCATTCCCCAACAAGTGCCGTCCCAAAATTTATATGTTATCTTTTGCAGCATCACTAATACTGATGTGTCAAAGCCGCTTTAATTCGTAATTCATAACTCATAATTCATAATTTCAGGAGAATCATTATGCATCACTTTGACCTGAAATGGATACGCGGCCAGTTTCCCGCACTCACACAAACAATCAACGGTAAGCCTGTAATTTTTTGTGATGGCCCTGGTGGAACTCAAGTACCAGGTGCAGTGCTTGATGCTA contains:
- a CDS encoding CHAT domain-containing tetratricopeptide repeat protein; this encodes MLKLYTLTCLLSVVLLSESVGAKATFKQTQIAQQPTTTQQDATRAAAMKAAEEGMALYEQGSAELLRQAIEKWQQALVLWQKVGDKELQAVTLLALGRVYSDLGEQQKALEYYNNALPLWRAVGDRSGEATTLNNIGLVYSDLGEKQKALEYYNNALPLYRAVGDRSGEARTLNNIGTVYDALGEKQQALAYYNKALPLYRAVGDRSGEATTLNNIGLVYSALGEKQQALAYYNKALPLIQAVGDRSGEATTLNNIGLVYSALGEKQQALAYYNKALPLIQAVGDRSGEARTLNNIGAVYGDLREKQKALEYYNNALPLWRAVGDRSGEATTLNNIGLVYSALGEKQQALAYYNKALPLIQAVGDRSGEATTLNNIGAVYDALGEKQQALAYYNKALPLYQAVGDRSGEATTLNNIGAVYDALGEKQQALAYYNKALPLRQAVGDRSGEATTLNNIGAVYDALGEKQQALAYYNKALPLIQAVGDRSGEATTLNNIGLVYSDLGEKQKALEFYNNALPLIQAVGDKGNEASLLSNIAYLERSRGNLQAARTNVEAAIKIIEQLRTKIDSKELRTSYFATKQDVYKFYIDLLMELHKKSPSQGYAALALHYSERSRARSLIELLNEANAKIIKGANPELVAQERNLRQQIDAKDTLRRNLETSDNKNDLVTKAAIQGLSQQINNLLSQYQEIQAKIRASNPEYAKLTNPDPEKDILKLPQIQQQLDQDTLLLQYSLGEEHSYLWAVTPTSMQVYTLPPRQEIEKLTQRLSQDLKSPIANDATIASSKKLSQIILTPVADKLPGKRLVIVADGALQTLPFAALPDLSATKYQPLMVNHEIVNLPSASTIAFQRQQLANRKPAPKALAILADPVYSATDERVTGKPEKTQIGSNLELERSALERAARSLKRNGWDRLKNTATEAKEILKLIPASSSLEALNFDANYNKATSSALNQFRILHFATHGFVNQEQPQLSGIVLSLVDKKGNPISGYLRLADLFNQDYPAELIVLSACETGLGKNINGEGLVGLTRGLMYAGAARVAVSLWQVSDEGTSILMQEFYKQMLQQNKTPAAAMRAAQIKLWQDGRSPYEWAGFTVQGEWR
- a CDS encoding phosphorylase; the protein is MTEGKILLQPGTLWQSVIERTESALKCGALLSIPTDFEYVEQDGVRFLVRILANLVRKDAAKKKQIQQTAASGKDFNPFLPYEEDLFVADISETHVCLLNKFNVVDHHILIITRAFEEQESILTLEDFAAMWACLAEYDGLAFYNGGQVAGASQRHKHLQIVPLPLTTSGDAIPIQPLLAKAEFQDVIATIPGLPFKHAIAALNPQWAESPLQAAKTTMELYNALLDAVGITAVNDNRQSGAYNLLATREWMLIVPRSQEEYELISVNSLGFAGALLVRNQQQMQLLKNQGPMNILKNVGFN